A window of Procambarus clarkii isolate CNS0578487 chromosome 9, FALCON_Pclarkii_2.0, whole genome shotgun sequence contains these coding sequences:
- the LOC138362936 gene encoding uncharacterized protein, giving the protein MAEKATIDDLDDVQAFLNREDCLARLKYLNKQELVLVSAYLEIKIRASDSHVEILSKVHRDSGAAQSLILETSLPEGISANGMQKVILGGFPSTLYVAPLVQVHLDSQYFKGECQLAVVNSFPIKGIDVILANDLALGLLPNCPLVVDDPECEETSPIAAVQTRSQAQLHAPPDLSTLFDSPPIPQVTSSHTPVPPVQMPVPENWTRAHLIEEQKKDPQVRKLADTIDSPTKGGDLYVWASDVLCRRHPPKYPQSTVVGEQIVVPAVFRSKLLETTHANRFAGHGGISKTFQRLAKSFYWPHMKEDVRRFCKTCHACQVAGKANQPVPKAPLYPIPSIGEPFEHLILDIVGPLPPSTSGVQYLLTILDRVSRYPEAIPLKTMTAKVLVKHLLWFVSRYGLPKTLQTDQGSNFMSHLFRQQIADLGIRQITSSAYHPESQGALERFHQTLKGMLRKFCYDRQSKWVEDLPYLLFAVRSVPNESLEISPFEMIFGHSVRGPLEVARDHWLDTEANEDVVDWLSTNKGRLCSAWEMATRTLEHTQKTTKSRYNRRTKQREFQVDLVLVCTPTVTGSLSARFVGPYQVVKKVTNLNYLLSTPDRRKKETLVHVNMIKKYEGRDTLPITLVTTNDDIEEEEVLTNSEILLNLQAKLTHVAEGHQPSLLQMIQEYKPIFEDVPGLTSVLRHDVELEEGVRPIKQHPYRLNPLKKRVVKEEVDYMLKHHLIAPSSSPWSSPILLVPKPGKKYRLCIDYRQVNKVTVADTYPLPRVEECLDAIGKARYLTKFDLFKGYWQVPLTEKAKPISAFVTPDGLFECQVMPFGMKNAAFTFQRLMGIVLRDVENTLVYIDDVLIYDVDWQDHLRHIEDFFKAMLQSGLVVNLHKSEFARTSVIFLGHKVGGGWIAPKASKIEAIVQYPTPATRKDILRFLGMAGFYRKFVPNFSSIAAPLTNLLKKGVKLIWNENCQEAFESLKAILISSPILRSPSFEDRFILTVDASDYGLGSVVSQTDEKGVEHPVAYHSKKFTPSQLNYSVIEKETLALINSVQHFEVYLTSNGHPILVRTDHNPLKFLAQFRQKNLRLTRWSLHLQQYPLQIEHIKGVDNVVADALSRV; this is encoded by the exons atggcagaaaaagctaccatcgatgatctggacgatgttcaggcttttctgaacagagaggactgtcttgccagattaaaatatctgaacaAACAGGAACTGGTActggtgagcgcctacctggagatcaagatccgtgccagtgattcccatgtggagatcttgtcaaaggttcaccg AGACAGTGGAGCGGCCCAGTCTCTAATTTTGGAAACATCATTACCCGAAGGTATATCGGCGAATGGGATGCAGAAGGTAATCCTGGGTGGATTCCCTTCCACCTTGTACGTTGCCCCTTTGGTACAAGTGCATCTAGACTCTCAGTACTTCAAAGGTGAGTGTCAGTTGGCTGTGGTGAATAGTTTTCCCATAAAGGGGATTGACGTAATATTGGCCAATGACTTAGCCCTAGGATTGTTACCCAACTGTCCCCTGGTAGTGGATGATCCAGAATGTGAAGAGACCAGTCCTATCGCGGCGGTGCAAACCCGGTCTCAGGCGCAACTCCATGCACCGCCAGATTTAAGCACTTTGTTTGACTCTCCTCCTATCCCTCAGGTTACGAGTAGCCATACACCAGTCCCGCCCGTCCAGATGCCGGTTCCTGAAAACTGGACTCGAGCCCATCTGATAGAGGAACAGAAGAAGGACCCTCAGGTACGGAAGTTGGCCGACACCATAGACTCTCCTACGAAAGGAGGTGATTTGTATGTATGGGCAAGTGATGTACTGTGTCGCCGGCATCCTCCGAAATATCCCCAGTCAACTGTGGTGGGTGAACAAATAGTCGTCCCAGCCGTGTTCAGATCTAAGCTGTTAGAAACGACCCATGCCAATAGATTTGCTGGACATGGTGGGATCTCTAAGACTTTCCAACGCCTAGCCAAGAGTTTCTACTGGCCGCATATGAAGGAGGACGTACGTCGCTTTTGCAAAACCTGCCACGCTTGCCAGGTTGCCGGGAAAGCAAACCAGCCTGTCCCCAAAGCCCCTTTATACCCCATTCCATCCATAGGTGAGCCCTTCGAACATCTCATCCTTGATATAGTAGGCCCACTTCCGCCTTCTACCTCAGGGGTGCAGTATTTGCTAACGATActagatcgggttagtaggtacccagaagcgatCCCCCTTAAGACCATGACTGCGAAGGTCCTGGTGAAACATTTGCTCTGGTTCGTCTCGCGATACGGTCTTCCTAAGACCCTTCAGACGGACCAAGGATCTAACTTTATGTCCCATTTGTTTCGCCAACAGATCGCCGACCTGGGAATCCGACAGATTACCTCCagtgcctaccatcccgagtcTCAAGGAGCTTTGGAGCGTTTTCACCAGACGTTGAAGGGCATGCTTCGGAAGTTTTGCTATGACCGGCAGAGTAAGTGGGTTGAAGACCTGCCCTACCTCCTATTTGCGGTAAGATCAGTGCCCAATGAATCCCTAGAAATCTCCCCATTCGAGATGATCTTTGGTCACTCAGTAAGAGGTCCCTTAGAGGTGGCACGAGACCATTGGCTAGACACGGAAGCCAATGAGGACGTTGTGGACTGGTTGTCTACAAATAAAGGCCGGCTGTGCTCAGCATGGGAGATGGCTACGAGAACCCTGGAACACACGCAAAAAACTACCAAGAGCAGGTATAATAGAAGGACCAAGCAAAGAGAATTTCAAGTAGATCTGGTTTTGGTATGTACTCCTACAGTAACCGGAAGCTTGAGCGCCAGATTTGTAGGTCCCTACCAGGTTGTAAAGAAGGTTACTAATCTCAATTACCTTCTTAGTACTCCAGACCGCCGGAAGAAAGAAACTTTGGTTCATGTCAATATGATCAAGAAATACGAGGGTCGGGATACACTCCCAATAACCTTGGTGACCACAAACGACGAcattgaggaggaagaggtgttAACTAACTCAGAAATTCTGTTAAACTTGCAGGCAAAATTGACACACGTGGCCGAAGGACATCAACCATCATTGCTGCAGATGATCCAGGAATACAAGCCCATCTTCGAAGATGTTCCAGGATTAACATCCGTCCTAAGGCATGATGTCGAGCTGGAGGAAGGAGTCCGACCTATAAAGCAACACCCTTACCGTCTCAACCCACTGAAGAAACGGGTGGTGAAAGAGGAGGTAGATTACATGCTGAAACACCATCTTATAGCCCCGAGCTCGAGCCCATGGTCGTCCCCGATACTACTAGTGCCCAAACCTGGTAAGAAATACCGTCTTTGTATTGATTATCGCCAGGTGAATAAGGTCACAGTAGCAGATACCTATCCTCTCCCCAGGGTAGAGGAATGTCTGGATGCCATAGGTAAAGCTCGTTACCTGACTAAATTTGACCTGTTCAAGGGCTATTGGCAAGTCCCCCTCACGGAGAAGGCCAAACCCATATCAGCATTTGTGACTCCCGACGGgctgtttgaatgtcaggtgatgccATTCGGGATGAAAAACGCAGCCTTCACTTTCCAGAGACTGATGGGTATTGTGTTGCGTGACGTGGAAAACACCTTAGTCTACAtcgatgatgtattaatatatgatgtaGATTGGCAGGATCATCTGCGTCACATAGAGGATTTCTTCAAGGCCATGCTCCAGTCAGGATTGGTGGTCAACCTGCATAAATCTGAGTTTGCCAGAACCTCTGTCATCTTCTTAGGTCATAAGGttggaggaggatggattgcgccGAAGGCCAGTAAGATAGAGGCAATAGTCCAGTACCCTACACCAGCTACCAGGAAGGACATCTTGCGTTTCCTTGGTATGGCTGGTTTCTATCGTAAGTTTGTCCCTAATTTTTCCTCCATCGCCGCCCCCCTGACAAATCTTTTGAAGAAGGGGGTGAAACTAATATGGAATGAGAATTGCCAGGAGGCATTTGAGAGTCTAAAGGCAATTCTAATCTCTTCTCCGATCCTCAGGTCCCCGAGCTTTGAGGATAGATTTATCCTGACGGTCGACGCTTCAGACTATGGCCTGGGGTCCGTAGTATCTCAGACGGACGAAAAGGGCGTGGAACATCCTGTGGCCTATCATTCTAAGAAGTTCACCCCCAGTCAGCTTAACTACTCAGTCATAGAAAAAGAAACGTTGGCCTTAATTAATTCCGTCCAGCACTTTGAGGTATACCTAACAAGTAATGGTCACCCTATATTAGTACGGACTGACCATAATCCTCTAAAGTTCCTGGCTCAGTTTAGGCAAAAGAACCTCAGGctcaccagatggagtctacaTCTGCAACAATATCCCCTCCAGATCGAACACATCAAAGGGGTGgacaatgtagtagctgatgcattgtCTCGCGTCTAG